A single Vulpes lagopus strain Blue_001 chromosome 3, ASM1834538v1, whole genome shotgun sequence DNA region contains:
- the MEIOB gene encoding meiosis-specific with OB domain-containing protein isoform X2, producing MANSFASKTFTALSDLHPNMANLKIIGIVIGKTDVKGFPDRKNIGSERYTFSFTIRDSPTHFVNATSWGSEGYIRSLSDSFRVGECVTIENPLIQRKELEREEKFSPATPGNCKLLLSENHSMVKVCSSYEVDTKLLALIYLPVKESCDFYSLGDITANGYSLDGRIINVLAAVRSVGEPKYFTTADRRKGQMCEVKLYDETESSFAMICWDNESILVAQSWVPRDTVIFASDVRISFDKFRNCMTATVISKTIITTNPDTPEANILLNFIRENKETSPLDDEIDSYLKESIDLNTIVDVYTVKQLKAKASKNEGKTDTFYGILYAYISMLNIDDDTTTVVRHRCSGCGYIVNERSSTCTACNKDSLEFKTVFLSFHLLIDLTDHTGTLHACSLTGGVAEETLGCTFFLSHRARGGLRISVLSCKLADPIEASRNLSGGGNI from the exons ATGGCAAACTCCTTTGCATCAAAGACCTTCACTGCACTTTCAGATCTGCATCCAAATATGGCTAATCTG aaaataattggTATAGTTATTGGGAAAACAGACGTCAAAGGCTTTCCAGACAGAAAAA ATATTGGATCAGAGAGGTACACTTTCAGTTTTACGATTCGGGATTCACCAACCCATTTTGTAAATGCAACGTCCTGGGGCAGCGAAGGTTACATCAGGTCACTTTCTGACAGCTTTAGAGTTGGAGAGTGTG TGACAATTGAAAATCCTCTGATCCAAAGAAAGGAattagaaagagaggaaaaattcAGCCCTGCAACTCCTGG TAACTGTAAACTATTGCTCAGTGAGAATCACTCCATGGTAAAAGTTTGTTCCAGTTACGAAGTGGACACCAAGCTCCTTGCTTTGATATACTTACCTGTTAAAGAATCCTGTGATTTTTATTCATTGGGTGACATTACTGCAAATGGATACAGTCTGGATGGGAGGATTATTAATGTGCTTGCAGCTGTGAGATCG GTTGGAGAGCCAAAATACTTTACAACTGCAGACCGGAGGAAAGGTCAGATGTGTGAGGTGAAGCTCTATGATGAGACGGAGTCTTCTTTTGCAATGATATG ttGGGATAATGAATCTATCCTGGTTGCACAGAGCTGGGTGCCACGAGACACAG TAATATTTGCCTCAGATGTAAGAATAAGTTTTGACAAATTTCGGAACTGCATGACAGCAACTGTAATCTCAAAAACCATTATTACGACTAATCCAG atacCCCAGAAGCTAATATTCTATTGaattttataagagaaaataaagaaacaagtcCCCTGGATGATGAAATCGACAGTTATTTGAAAGAATCCATAGATT taaatacaATAGTTGATGTCTATACAGTTAAGCAATTAAAGGCAAAAGcttcaaagaatgaaggaaaaactgaCACTTTCTACGGCATTCTTTATGCTTACATTTCTATGCTGAACATTGATGATGACACCACAACAGTAGTTCGACACCGATG ctcaggctgtggtTACATTGTAAATGAAAGATCCAGCACTTGTACTGCTTGCAACAAAGATTCTTTGgaatttaaaactgtttttctcAGCTTCCACTTGCTAATTGACCTCACTGACCACACCGGTACCCTCCATGCCTGCAGTCTCACAGGAGGGGTTGCTGAAGAAACTTTAGGCTGCACG TTTTTTTTATCACACAGAGCAAGGGGCGGATTGAGAATTAGTGTGCTCTCATGTAAACTCGCAGACCCTATTGAGGCAAGTAGGAACTTGTCTGgaggaggaaatatttaa
- the MEIOB gene encoding meiosis-specific with OB domain-containing protein isoform X3 yields the protein MANSFASKTFTALSDLHPNMANLKIIGIVIGKTDVKGFPDRKNIGSERYTFSFTIRDSPTHFVNATSWGSEGYIRSLSDSFRVGECVTIENPLIQRKELEREEKFSPATPGNCKLLLSENHSMVKVCSSYEVDTKLLALIYLPVKESCDFYSLGDITANGYSLDGRIINVLAAVRSVGEPKYFTTADRRKGQMCEVKLYDETESSFAMICWDNESILVAQSWVPRDTDTPEANILLNFIRENKETSPLDDEIDSYLKESIDLNTIVDVYTVKQLKAKASKNEGKTDTFYGILYAYISMLNIDDDTTTVVRHRCSGCGYIVNERSSTCTACNKDSLEFKTVFLSFHLLIDLTDHTGTLHACSLTGGVAEETLGCTVNEFLAMTDEQKTALKWQFLLERSKIYLKFFLSHRARGGLRISVLSCKLADPIEASRNLSGGGNI from the exons ATGGCAAACTCCTTTGCATCAAAGACCTTCACTGCACTTTCAGATCTGCATCCAAATATGGCTAATCTG aaaataattggTATAGTTATTGGGAAAACAGACGTCAAAGGCTTTCCAGACAGAAAAA ATATTGGATCAGAGAGGTACACTTTCAGTTTTACGATTCGGGATTCACCAACCCATTTTGTAAATGCAACGTCCTGGGGCAGCGAAGGTTACATCAGGTCACTTTCTGACAGCTTTAGAGTTGGAGAGTGTG TGACAATTGAAAATCCTCTGATCCAAAGAAAGGAattagaaagagaggaaaaattcAGCCCTGCAACTCCTGG TAACTGTAAACTATTGCTCAGTGAGAATCACTCCATGGTAAAAGTTTGTTCCAGTTACGAAGTGGACACCAAGCTCCTTGCTTTGATATACTTACCTGTTAAAGAATCCTGTGATTTTTATTCATTGGGTGACATTACTGCAAATGGATACAGTCTGGATGGGAGGATTATTAATGTGCTTGCAGCTGTGAGATCG GTTGGAGAGCCAAAATACTTTACAACTGCAGACCGGAGGAAAGGTCAGATGTGTGAGGTGAAGCTCTATGATGAGACGGAGTCTTCTTTTGCAATGATATG ttGGGATAATGAATCTATCCTGGTTGCACAGAGCTGGGTGCCACGAGACACAG atacCCCAGAAGCTAATATTCTATTGaattttataagagaaaataaagaaacaagtcCCCTGGATGATGAAATCGACAGTTATTTGAAAGAATCCATAGATT taaatacaATAGTTGATGTCTATACAGTTAAGCAATTAAAGGCAAAAGcttcaaagaatgaaggaaaaactgaCACTTTCTACGGCATTCTTTATGCTTACATTTCTATGCTGAACATTGATGATGACACCACAACAGTAGTTCGACACCGATG ctcaggctgtggtTACATTGTAAATGAAAGATCCAGCACTTGTACTGCTTGCAACAAAGATTCTTTGgaatttaaaactgtttttctcAGCTTCCACTTGCTAATTGACCTCACTGACCACACCGGTACCCTCCATGCCTGCAGTCTCACAGGAGGGGTTGCTGAAGAAACTTTAGGCTGCACG GTAAATGAGTTTCTTGCAATGACGGATGAACAGAAAACAGCATTGAAGTGGCAATTTCTTCTGGAAAgaagcaaaatttatttaaaa TTTTTTTTATCACACAGAGCAAGGGGCGGATTGAGAATTAGTGTGCTCTCATGTAAACTCGCAGACCCTATTGAGGCAAGTAGGAACTTGTCTGgaggaggaaatatttaa
- the MEIOB gene encoding meiosis-specific with OB domain-containing protein isoform X4, which produces MANSFASKTFTALSDLHPNMANLKIIGIVIGKTDVKGFPDRKNIGSERYTFSFTIRDSPTHFVNATSWGSEGYIRSLSDSFRVGECVTIENPLIQRKELEREEKFSPATPGNCKLLLSENHSMVKVCSSYEVDTKLLALIYLPVKESCDFYSLGDITANGYSLDGRIINVLAAVRSVGEPKYFTTADRRKGQMCEVKLYDETESSFAMICWDNESILVAQSWVPRDTVIFASDVRISFDKFRNCMTATVISKTIITTNPVNTIVDVYTVKQLKAKASKNEGKTDTFYGILYAYISMLNIDDDTTTVVRHRCSGCGYIVNERSSTCTACNKDSLEFKTVFLSFHLLIDLTDHTGTLHACSLTGGVAEETLGCTVNEFLAMTDEQKTALKWQFLLERSKIYLKFFLSHRARGGLRISVLSCKLADPIEASRNLSGGGNI; this is translated from the exons ATGGCAAACTCCTTTGCATCAAAGACCTTCACTGCACTTTCAGATCTGCATCCAAATATGGCTAATCTG aaaataattggTATAGTTATTGGGAAAACAGACGTCAAAGGCTTTCCAGACAGAAAAA ATATTGGATCAGAGAGGTACACTTTCAGTTTTACGATTCGGGATTCACCAACCCATTTTGTAAATGCAACGTCCTGGGGCAGCGAAGGTTACATCAGGTCACTTTCTGACAGCTTTAGAGTTGGAGAGTGTG TGACAATTGAAAATCCTCTGATCCAAAGAAAGGAattagaaagagaggaaaaattcAGCCCTGCAACTCCTGG TAACTGTAAACTATTGCTCAGTGAGAATCACTCCATGGTAAAAGTTTGTTCCAGTTACGAAGTGGACACCAAGCTCCTTGCTTTGATATACTTACCTGTTAAAGAATCCTGTGATTTTTATTCATTGGGTGACATTACTGCAAATGGATACAGTCTGGATGGGAGGATTATTAATGTGCTTGCAGCTGTGAGATCG GTTGGAGAGCCAAAATACTTTACAACTGCAGACCGGAGGAAAGGTCAGATGTGTGAGGTGAAGCTCTATGATGAGACGGAGTCTTCTTTTGCAATGATATG ttGGGATAATGAATCTATCCTGGTTGCACAGAGCTGGGTGCCACGAGACACAG TAATATTTGCCTCAGATGTAAGAATAAGTTTTGACAAATTTCGGAACTGCATGACAGCAACTGTAATCTCAAAAACCATTATTACGACTAATCCAG taaatacaATAGTTGATGTCTATACAGTTAAGCAATTAAAGGCAAAAGcttcaaagaatgaaggaaaaactgaCACTTTCTACGGCATTCTTTATGCTTACATTTCTATGCTGAACATTGATGATGACACCACAACAGTAGTTCGACACCGATG ctcaggctgtggtTACATTGTAAATGAAAGATCCAGCACTTGTACTGCTTGCAACAAAGATTCTTTGgaatttaaaactgtttttctcAGCTTCCACTTGCTAATTGACCTCACTGACCACACCGGTACCCTCCATGCCTGCAGTCTCACAGGAGGGGTTGCTGAAGAAACTTTAGGCTGCACG GTAAATGAGTTTCTTGCAATGACGGATGAACAGAAAACAGCATTGAAGTGGCAATTTCTTCTGGAAAgaagcaaaatttatttaaaa TTTTTTTTATCACACAGAGCAAGGGGCGGATTGAGAATTAGTGTGCTCTCATGTAAACTCGCAGACCCTATTGAGGCAAGTAGGAACTTGTCTGgaggaggaaatatttaa
- the MEIOB gene encoding meiosis-specific with OB domain-containing protein isoform X1 → MANSFASKTFTALSDLHPNMANLKIIGIVIGKTDVKGFPDRKNIGSERYTFSFTIRDSPTHFVNATSWGSEGYIRSLSDSFRVGECVTIENPLIQRKELEREEKFSPATPGNCKLLLSENHSMVKVCSSYEVDTKLLALIYLPVKESCDFYSLGDITANGYSLDGRIINVLAAVRSVGEPKYFTTADRRKGQMCEVKLYDETESSFAMICWDNESILVAQSWVPRDTVIFASDVRISFDKFRNCMTATVISKTIITTNPDTPEANILLNFIRENKETSPLDDEIDSYLKESIDLNTIVDVYTVKQLKAKASKNEGKTDTFYGILYAYISMLNIDDDTTTVVRHRCSGCGYIVNERSSTCTACNKDSLEFKTVFLSFHLLIDLTDHTGTLHACSLTGGVAEETLGCTVNEFLAMTDEQKTALKWQFLLERSKIYLKFFLSHRARGGLRISVLSCKLADPIEASRNLSGGGNI, encoded by the exons ATGGCAAACTCCTTTGCATCAAAGACCTTCACTGCACTTTCAGATCTGCATCCAAATATGGCTAATCTG aaaataattggTATAGTTATTGGGAAAACAGACGTCAAAGGCTTTCCAGACAGAAAAA ATATTGGATCAGAGAGGTACACTTTCAGTTTTACGATTCGGGATTCACCAACCCATTTTGTAAATGCAACGTCCTGGGGCAGCGAAGGTTACATCAGGTCACTTTCTGACAGCTTTAGAGTTGGAGAGTGTG TGACAATTGAAAATCCTCTGATCCAAAGAAAGGAattagaaagagaggaaaaattcAGCCCTGCAACTCCTGG TAACTGTAAACTATTGCTCAGTGAGAATCACTCCATGGTAAAAGTTTGTTCCAGTTACGAAGTGGACACCAAGCTCCTTGCTTTGATATACTTACCTGTTAAAGAATCCTGTGATTTTTATTCATTGGGTGACATTACTGCAAATGGATACAGTCTGGATGGGAGGATTATTAATGTGCTTGCAGCTGTGAGATCG GTTGGAGAGCCAAAATACTTTACAACTGCAGACCGGAGGAAAGGTCAGATGTGTGAGGTGAAGCTCTATGATGAGACGGAGTCTTCTTTTGCAATGATATG ttGGGATAATGAATCTATCCTGGTTGCACAGAGCTGGGTGCCACGAGACACAG TAATATTTGCCTCAGATGTAAGAATAAGTTTTGACAAATTTCGGAACTGCATGACAGCAACTGTAATCTCAAAAACCATTATTACGACTAATCCAG atacCCCAGAAGCTAATATTCTATTGaattttataagagaaaataaagaaacaagtcCCCTGGATGATGAAATCGACAGTTATTTGAAAGAATCCATAGATT taaatacaATAGTTGATGTCTATACAGTTAAGCAATTAAAGGCAAAAGcttcaaagaatgaaggaaaaactgaCACTTTCTACGGCATTCTTTATGCTTACATTTCTATGCTGAACATTGATGATGACACCACAACAGTAGTTCGACACCGATG ctcaggctgtggtTACATTGTAAATGAAAGATCCAGCACTTGTACTGCTTGCAACAAAGATTCTTTGgaatttaaaactgtttttctcAGCTTCCACTTGCTAATTGACCTCACTGACCACACCGGTACCCTCCATGCCTGCAGTCTCACAGGAGGGGTTGCTGAAGAAACTTTAGGCTGCACG GTAAATGAGTTTCTTGCAATGACGGATGAACAGAAAACAGCATTGAAGTGGCAATTTCTTCTGGAAAgaagcaaaatttatttaaaa TTTTTTTTATCACACAGAGCAAGGGGCGGATTGAGAATTAGTGTGCTCTCATGTAAACTCGCAGACCCTATTGAGGCAAGTAGGAACTTGTCTGgaggaggaaatatttaa
- the MEIOB gene encoding meiosis-specific with OB domain-containing protein isoform X5: MANSFASKTFTALSDLHPNMANLKIIGIVIGKTDVKGFPDRKNIGSERYTFSFTIRDSPTHFVNATSWGSEGYIRSLSDSFRVGECVTIENPLIQRKELEREEKFSPATPGNCKLLLSENHSMVKVCSSYEVDTKLLALIYLPVKESCDFYSLGDITANGYSLDGRIINVLAAVRSVGEPKYFTTADRRKGQMCEVKLYDETESSFAMICWDNESILVAQSWVPRDTVIFASDVRISFDKFRNCMTATVISKTIITTNPAQAVVTL; this comes from the exons ATGGCAAACTCCTTTGCATCAAAGACCTTCACTGCACTTTCAGATCTGCATCCAAATATGGCTAATCTG aaaataattggTATAGTTATTGGGAAAACAGACGTCAAAGGCTTTCCAGACAGAAAAA ATATTGGATCAGAGAGGTACACTTTCAGTTTTACGATTCGGGATTCACCAACCCATTTTGTAAATGCAACGTCCTGGGGCAGCGAAGGTTACATCAGGTCACTTTCTGACAGCTTTAGAGTTGGAGAGTGTG TGACAATTGAAAATCCTCTGATCCAAAGAAAGGAattagaaagagaggaaaaattcAGCCCTGCAACTCCTGG TAACTGTAAACTATTGCTCAGTGAGAATCACTCCATGGTAAAAGTTTGTTCCAGTTACGAAGTGGACACCAAGCTCCTTGCTTTGATATACTTACCTGTTAAAGAATCCTGTGATTTTTATTCATTGGGTGACATTACTGCAAATGGATACAGTCTGGATGGGAGGATTATTAATGTGCTTGCAGCTGTGAGATCG GTTGGAGAGCCAAAATACTTTACAACTGCAGACCGGAGGAAAGGTCAGATGTGTGAGGTGAAGCTCTATGATGAGACGGAGTCTTCTTTTGCAATGATATG ttGGGATAATGAATCTATCCTGGTTGCACAGAGCTGGGTGCCACGAGACACAG TAATATTTGCCTCAGATGTAAGAATAAGTTTTGACAAATTTCGGAACTGCATGACAGCAACTGTAATCTCAAAAACCATTATTACGACTAATCCAG ctcaggctgtggtTACATTGTAA
- the FAHD1 gene encoding acylpyruvase FAHD1, mitochondrial, translating into MATHRPLSRFWEWGKNIVCVGRNYADHAREMRSEVPAEPVLFLKPSTAYAPEGSAILMPAYTRNLHHELELGVVMGRRGRAIPEAAAMDYVAGYALCLDMTARDVQDECKKKGLPWTLAKSFTTSCPVSAFVPKKKVPDPHNLKLWLKVNGELRQEGDTSSMIFSIPYIISYVSKIMTLEEGDIILTGTPKGVGPVKENDEIQAGIHGVVSMRFQVQGPRC; encoded by the coding sequence ATGGCCACCCACAGGCCGCTGTCGCGCTTCTGGGAGTGGGGGAAGAACATCGTGTGCGTGGGCAGGAACTACGCAGACCACGCCAGGGAGATGCGCAGCGAGGTGCCGGCCGAGCCGGTGCTCTTCCTGAAGCCGTCCACCGCCTACGCCCCCGAGGGCTCGGCCATCCTCATGCCGGCCTACACCCGCAACCTGCACCACGAGCTGGAGCTCGGCGTGGTGATGGGCAGGCGCGGCCGCGCCATCCCCGAGGCCGCCGCCATGGACTACGTGGCCGGCTATGCCCTGTGCCTGGACATGACCGCCAGGGACGTGCAAGACGAGTGCAAGAAGAAGGGGCTGCCCTGGACGCTGGCCAAGAGCTTCACGACCTCCTGCCCGGTCAGCGCGTTCGTGCCCAAAAAGAAGGTCCCGGACCCTCACAACCTGAAGCTCTGGCTCAAGGTCAACGGTGAACTCAGGCAGGAGGGTGACACCTCCTCCATGATCTTTTCCATCCCCTACATTATCAGCTACGTgtccaagatcatgaccctggAAGAAGGAGATATTATCTTGACCGGGACGCCGAAGGGAGTCGGGCCCGTTAAAGAAAACGATGAGATCCAGGCTGGCATACACGGGGTGGTCAGTATGAGATTCCAGGTGCAGGGGCCCCGGTGTTGA